ATGCTTCCAAATATGTCGCTTCGCTGCTGCATATCCGCCATGATCCCTACAAAGCGGATGGAAACTGCCAAGAGCATCGGTGCTCCTACAATGACGGTGAAGAGGATGAACATAGTATAGGTCTTTGTTGTTGTCACCAAATCCTTTTTGAGCATCTGCAGCTCAGAGAGGTCCTGGCTAAGATTCTCCAGGAGATCAGCAAGATGGGCTCCAGATCGCATTGCCGTAGTGAAGAGCCGCAGCGCCCGGTCAAGCATTTCAGACTTCACATGATTCCTGATGCTCAGCAGGCTTTCCTCAAAGGACTCAGTTCCAAGGCTGCGCTCTATCGCCTGTTCAATCTCCTCTTTTAGTATTCCAAACTCGGTTCTGTTGGAAGCTCGCAGCGCCTGGAATGGTGTCATTCCGGAGCGGAGGTTTGATGCAATCATTTGTATGCAATCCGGCAAAACACGCTCAACCTGTTTCCTTCGTGATTCTATCTTAAAATAGAGCAGGAGATACGCCATGAACTGGGCAAATAGAAACACGAAAGCAGCAGCGATACCTGCATACGGCTGATGCAGAAGGCGAACAATGGCGAATGCCGCAAGCCCTGCAGCCAAGGCCGTAGTTATCCATCCTCCAAGATACTGCTCAGGCGATGTCGCTTTGCCTGCATAGCGAAGCTTCGTTGCAGTTGCC
This genomic window from Candidatus Nanoarchaeia archaeon contains:
- a CDS encoding type II secretion system F family protein: MKGYSIRFYRSLGGMIPEGIRKATATKLRYAGKATSPEQYLGGWITTALAAGLAAFAIVRLLHQPYAGIAAAFVFLFAQFMAYLLLYFKIESRRKQVERVLPDCIQMIASNLRSGMTPFQALRASNRTEFGILKEEIEQAIERSLGTESFEESLLSIRNHVKSEMLDRALRLFTTAMRSGAHLADLLENLSQDLSELQMLKKDLVTTTKTYTMFILFTVIVGAPMLLAVSIRFVGIMADMQQRSDIFGSIAITPEFLTMASVILLVVTSLLSASLIGVIKEGKVLSGLLYFPFIAGACLAMFAAFRAGVGAVS